The Rubrivirga sp. SAORIC476 genome contains a region encoding:
- a CDS encoding endonuclease MutS2: MPDVLLTPPDADRRLGFDTVRDRLVGLARTPYGRDRLTTLAASSDPEIVRGRLGRAGEMTDLVRSGEAPPVREIDRLEGVLRRVQPKDAAVDGDALLAVARVLEVGRGLHDHLHRRRAEAPALWGIAARISVLKALEDRIRQAIGDDGHVRDDASPELLRISRELASRQGRLRSTVQAALREAISRGYATEEQPTIRGGRAVIPVRAEAKRKVEGFVHDVSATGQTVYIEPASVLALNNEIREIELERGREIQRILQGLSGHVRHHRRDIERSLDAVGHLDALAAVGRLSADLDAIVPEVGVGGALRLLQARHPVLQLRVAEAARLPEAERPAGVPPAVVPLDLTLGEEAHTLVITGPNAGGKSVAMKTVGLLSLMVAHGLPVPAAPGTRLPLPTALFVDLGDQQSIQDDLSTFTSHLTNVRKMMEAADDRSLCLIDEAGTGTDPAEGGALAEAVLARLTKRKALTVVTTHIGALKAFAHDTDGVANGSMEFDRAELRPTYRFRAGVPGSSYAFEIADRVGLDRPVVADARRLVGEGKSRLEDLIAEFETRTAQATRRATEAEAKLAEAERIQADYAQRLDRLRADAENRRAQALAEADRILADANAAVENTVREIKEAGAEREATKEAREKLEEAREVVRRRKKKVERKVSGRARRQSGDGATEAGPIAVGDHVRLDTDGPVGEVLALDSGEALIALGALQSRVDAKRLTKVGGPMKPGKAFARTPGKARHGESRTAAVSTARIRIDLRGQRVDEALSEVQRFVDEALVGGVPSVEILHGKGTGALRAAIHRQLAGRPDVAAYAVAPPDRGGDGVTVVDLA, translated from the coding sequence ATGCCCGATGTGCTCCTCACTCCGCCCGACGCCGACCGACGGCTCGGCTTCGACACCGTTCGCGACCGCCTCGTGGGGCTGGCGCGCACGCCCTACGGCCGCGACCGGCTGACGACGCTGGCCGCCTCGTCCGATCCCGAGATCGTCCGCGGGCGGCTGGGGCGGGCAGGGGAGATGACCGACCTCGTCCGCTCCGGCGAGGCGCCGCCGGTTCGCGAGATCGACCGGCTGGAGGGCGTGCTGCGACGCGTCCAGCCCAAGGACGCCGCCGTCGACGGGGACGCGCTGCTGGCCGTTGCCCGCGTGCTGGAGGTCGGGCGGGGGCTGCACGACCACCTCCACCGCCGCCGCGCCGAGGCCCCCGCGCTCTGGGGCATCGCGGCGCGCATCTCCGTGTTGAAGGCACTGGAGGACCGCATCCGCCAGGCCATCGGCGACGACGGGCACGTCCGCGACGACGCGAGTCCGGAGCTGCTCCGCATCTCGCGCGAGCTGGCCAGTCGCCAGGGACGGTTGCGGTCGACGGTCCAGGCCGCGCTCCGGGAGGCGATCTCGCGGGGCTACGCGACCGAGGAGCAGCCGACCATCCGAGGCGGGCGCGCGGTGATTCCGGTCCGCGCCGAGGCCAAGCGGAAGGTGGAGGGCTTCGTCCACGATGTCTCGGCGACGGGGCAGACGGTCTACATCGAGCCTGCGTCGGTGCTGGCGCTCAACAACGAGATCCGCGAGATCGAGCTGGAGCGGGGGCGCGAGATCCAGCGCATCCTGCAGGGGTTGAGCGGTCACGTCCGCCACCACCGTCGCGACATCGAGCGGTCGCTCGATGCGGTCGGCCATCTCGACGCGCTCGCGGCCGTCGGCCGCCTCTCCGCCGACCTCGACGCCATCGTGCCCGAGGTGGGCGTGGGCGGCGCGCTCCGGCTCCTCCAAGCGCGGCACCCGGTCCTCCAGCTCCGCGTGGCCGAGGCTGCTCGCCTCCCCGAGGCCGAGCGCCCGGCGGGCGTGCCCCCCGCGGTCGTGCCGCTGGACCTGACGTTGGGCGAGGAGGCCCACACGCTCGTCATCACCGGTCCGAACGCGGGCGGCAAGTCGGTCGCCATGAAGACCGTCGGGCTGCTGTCGCTGATGGTGGCGCACGGACTGCCCGTCCCCGCCGCGCCCGGCACGCGCCTGCCGCTGCCGACGGCGCTGTTCGTGGATCTGGGCGACCAGCAGTCGATCCAGGACGACCTTTCGACCTTCACGAGCCACCTCACCAACGTCCGCAAGATGATGGAGGCGGCCGACGACCGCTCGCTCTGCTTGATCGACGAGGCGGGCACGGGCACCGACCCGGCCGAGGGCGGCGCGCTGGCTGAGGCCGTGCTCGCACGCCTCACGAAGCGGAAGGCGCTGACCGTCGTCACGACCCACATCGGCGCGCTGAAGGCGTTCGCGCACGACACCGACGGCGTCGCCAACGGGTCGATGGAGTTCGACCGCGCCGAGCTCCGCCCCACGTACCGCTTCCGGGCGGGCGTGCCGGGCTCGTCGTACGCCTTCGAGATCGCCGACCGCGTCGGCCTCGACCGGCCCGTCGTCGCCGATGCCCGGCGTCTGGTGGGGGAGGGCAAGAGTCGCCTCGAAGACCTCATCGCCGAGTTCGAGACCCGGACCGCCCAGGCGACCCGTCGCGCCACCGAGGCGGAGGCCAAGCTCGCGGAGGCCGAGCGCATCCAGGCCGACTACGCGCAGCGGCTCGACCGCCTCCGCGCCGACGCTGAGAACCGCCGCGCTCAGGCGCTCGCCGAGGCCGACCGCATCCTCGCTGACGCCAACGCGGCGGTCGAGAACACCGTCCGCGAGATCAAGGAGGCGGGTGCGGAGCGGGAGGCGACCAAGGAAGCACGCGAGAAGCTGGAGGAGGCCCGCGAGGTCGTCCGTCGGCGCAAGAAAAAAGTTGAGCGCAAGGTCTCCGGCCGCGCCCGCCGCCAGTCCGGCGACGGTGCCACCGAGGCGGGGCCGATCGCGGTCGGCGACCATGTCCGCCTCGACACCGACGGCCCGGTCGGCGAGGTGCTCGCGCTCGACTCCGGCGAGGCCCTGATCGCGCTCGGCGCGCTCCAGAGTCGCGTCGACGCGAAGCGGCTCACGAAAGTCGGGGGGCCGATGAAGCCCGGCAAGGCGTTCGCGCGGACGCCCGGCAAGGCGCGGCACGGCGAGTCCCGGACGGCCGCCGTCTCGACGGCTCGCATCCGCATCGACCTGCGCGGCCAGCGCGTCGACGAGGCGCTGTCGGAAGTCCAGCGGTTCGTGGACGAGGCGCTGGTCGGTGGCGTCCCGTCCGTCGAGATCCTTCACGGCAAGGGAACGGGCGCGCTCCGGGCGGCCATCCACCGGCAACTCGCCGGGCGTCCCGACGTGGCAGCCTACGCCGTCGCGCCCCCCGACCGCGGAGGCGATGGCGTCACGGTGGTCGACCTCGCGTGA
- a CDS encoding sugar phosphate nucleotidyltransferase, with protein sequence MKLIVPMAGRGTRLRPHTHVTPKPLLPVVGRTMVERIVETFAEAIGDFEEAVFVLGPDFGDEVKDQLTAICERFGIAASFGVQDRALGTAHAIAQAGDKLDGECVLVFADTLFVMDQAPDLDADAVVWVMEVDDPSRFGVVVKDGERITDFVEKPDTPISNEAIVGIYYVKEGERLAREIQYLMDNNITGKGDEFQLTDALDRMLKDGATFKTARVTEWLDCGTIPAIRETSQIVLGKEGENRKEGTLENSQVIEPVFIGEGAVIRDSVVGPYAAIHAGSTISESAVRNTIVFPDASIEGSALDGSLVGHHADVRGFAGILNIGDHATVGPEV encoded by the coding sequence ATGAAGCTGATCGTCCCCATGGCTGGCCGCGGCACACGCCTGCGCCCCCACACCCACGTCACCCCGAAGCCGCTGCTCCCCGTCGTCGGGCGGACGATGGTCGAGCGCATCGTCGAGACGTTCGCTGAGGCCATCGGTGATTTCGAGGAGGCCGTCTTCGTGCTCGGCCCCGACTTCGGGGACGAGGTCAAGGACCAACTGACGGCGATCTGTGAGCGGTTCGGCATCGCGGCGTCGTTCGGCGTCCAGGACCGCGCCCTCGGTACGGCCCACGCCATCGCGCAGGCGGGCGACAAGCTGGACGGCGAGTGCGTGCTCGTCTTCGCCGACACCCTCTTTGTGATGGATCAGGCCCCCGACCTCGACGCGGACGCGGTCGTCTGGGTCATGGAGGTCGACGATCCGTCCCGCTTCGGGGTCGTCGTGAAGGACGGCGAGCGGATCACGGACTTCGTCGAGAAGCCGGACACGCCCATCTCCAACGAGGCCATCGTCGGCATCTACTACGTCAAGGAGGGCGAGCGGCTCGCGCGCGAGATCCAGTACCTCATGGACAACAACATCACCGGCAAAGGCGACGAGTTCCAGCTCACCGACGCCCTCGACCGGATGCTGAAGGACGGCGCGACGTTCAAGACGGCGCGCGTGACCGAGTGGCTCGACTGTGGCACCATCCCCGCGATTCGCGAGACGTCCCAGATCGTGCTCGGCAAGGAGGGCGAGAACCGCAAGGAGGGCACGTTGGAGAACAGCCAGGTCATCGAGCCGGTGTTCATCGGCGAGGGCGCGGTGATTCGCGACTCGGTCGTCGGGCCGTACGCGGCCATCCACGCCGGCTCGACGATCTCGGAGTCGGCCGTGCGCAACACGATCGTGTTCCCGGATGCGTCCATCGAGGGCTCGGCGCTGGATGGCTCGCTGGTGGGCCACCATGCGGACGTGCGTGGCTTCGCGGGCATTCTCAACATCGGCGACCACGCGACCGTCGGACCCGAGGTGTAG
- a CDS encoding OmpA family protein — protein sequence MKLSSLKYTLAAGLMLAFGLTTTGCNNTARGAVGGAGVGGVVGGVIGRATGNTARGAIIGAAVGGTAGAIIGRQMDKQAGELDDELENADVTPIPGEDGETAGIAIRFDNALLFDLGQATLRSGVRADLTDLASSLRNYPDHDAVIVGHASTDGSAATNMSLSERRAAAVEDFLVGQGVSAVRLQAYGRGENEPLAGIPGESPENRRVEIAIYPSESYRQSLQ from the coding sequence ATGAAGCTCTCTTCTCTCAAATACACGCTGGCCGCCGGCCTGATGCTCGCGTTCGGCCTGACCACGACCGGCTGCAACAACACCGCTCGCGGCGCCGTCGGCGGCGCGGGTGTCGGCGGCGTCGTCGGCGGCGTCATCGGCCGGGCGACCGGCAACACGGCGCGCGGCGCCATCATCGGTGCGGCCGTCGGCGGCACTGCTGGTGCCATCATCGGTCGCCAGATGGACAAGCAGGCGGGCGAACTCGACGACGAGCTCGAGAACGCCGACGTCACGCCCATCCCGGGCGAGGACGGTGAGACGGCTGGCATCGCCATCCGCTTCGACAACGCGCTCCTGTTCGACCTCGGCCAGGCCACGCTCCGCTCCGGCGTCCGTGCGGACCTGACGGACCTCGCGTCCAGCCTCCGCAACTACCCGGATCACGATGCCGTGATCGTGGGCCACGCGTCCACCGACGGTTCGGCTGCCACCAACATGAGCCTCTCGGAGCGCCGCGCTGCGGCCGTCGAGGACTTCCTGGTCGGCCAGGGCGTCTCTGCCGTCCGCCTGCAGGCTTACGGTCGGGGTGAGAACGAGCCCCTCGCTGGCATCCCGGGCGAGTCGCCCGAGAACCGCCGCGTCGAGATCGCCATCTACCCGAGCGAGTCGTACCGCCAGAGCCTCCAGTAG
- a CDS encoding TIGR00730 family Rossman fold protein — MSPRDMARWQESRIKDTWRVFRIMSEFVEGFERLGTIGPSVSVFGSARTPEGTPYYDLAIAVGKELADRGYAVITGGGPGIMQAANEGAHKAGGVSVGLNIALPHEQHVNPYVDPAHDITFEFFFARKTMFVKYAQGYIVLPGGFGTMDELFESLTLIQTRKTAHFPVVLMGSAYWGGLLDWIRGTLLEGGYISVDDPDLMVLTDDPVEAVDVIDRFCAEAGISTNF, encoded by the coding sequence ATGTCGCCTCGCGACATGGCGCGCTGGCAGGAGAGCCGGATCAAAGACACGTGGCGGGTCTTCCGCATCATGAGCGAGTTCGTCGAGGGCTTCGAGCGCCTCGGCACCATCGGCCCGAGCGTGTCCGTGTTCGGCTCCGCCCGGACGCCCGAGGGCACGCCCTACTACGACCTCGCGATCGCAGTGGGCAAGGAGCTCGCCGACCGCGGCTATGCCGTCATCACGGGGGGTGGGCCGGGCATCATGCAGGCGGCCAACGAGGGCGCACACAAGGCGGGCGGCGTCTCGGTCGGCCTCAACATCGCGCTCCCCCACGAGCAGCACGTCAACCCGTACGTGGACCCGGCGCACGACATCACGTTCGAGTTCTTCTTTGCGCGTAAGACGATGTTCGTGAAGTACGCCCAGGGCTACATCGTGCTGCCGGGCGGCTTCGGGACGATGGACGAGCTGTTCGAGAGCCTGACGCTGATCCAGACCCGCAAGACGGCCCACTTCCCGGTCGTCCTGATGGGCTCCGCGTACTGGGGCGGGCTTCTGGACTGGATCCGCGGCACCCTGCTGGAGGGCGGCTACATCTCCGTTGACGACCCCGACCTGATGGTGCTCACCGACGACCCGGTGGAGGCCGTCGACGTGATCGACCGATTCTGCGCCGAGGCGGGGATCTCGACCAACTTCTGA